aagatgggactagatgggcctgtggccagatccagtggggctgttcttatgttcttatgccagtacTCCCATTTATCTTGGAGATTTTCACCCATGGACACCTTGGACCTTAGAGACACTACATGGAATCAGAAGAATTACCCTTGtcctggggggggagagggtgacaACGACACAGGAAGCCATGCAAGGAGCGTGAAACCCAAACACCCAGGTTGATGTGTGTGGAGAGCGTCCAAAATCGACCTGccttccctccaacctgcacttggCCTACCCCCCTAAGcaggcctccccttcccccaggagatgCCATTGACCAGTTACACCCCACCAGCAGGACCCACAGAGACACAGGCACCAGCTTGGACTGCAGGGAGTCAACTTTATTCGAAGGAACTGTCACAAGTGGCTGGAAGGGAGTTCCTGCGGGTGACAAGGTGGCCGGGAGGCAGCTGGTTCCCCTCAATGGTACTGACGTCCCAGAGCGTGGCTCACGGCACCCACCAGCTTGCGATAGGCAGCCTGGACCTCCGGggtgaactccttgccaaagtggGCTGCCTAGCCGATGACGATGAGGATGCCgcccagaagctggaagagaagaggaggccaTGAAGCCGTCTGCTTGTGGAGCCTgaggcctgccctgccccacagctGTCTGCCTCGCTTGCCCTGCACGGAGCCGCAGCCAGCCACAAGCTGCTCCTTTTGGGgagagctggaggggggaggacggCTGGGCTTCCCCACCCAAAAAGTCCAGGagtggggctttctcagggtggCGTTCTTGAGGGGTGACTAGGCTCCCTTCACAGCCAGGCCTCCCACTCAGTGGACGGAGCCAGACATGTGCAGGTGTTTCCTCTACTCCAAAGAGTAGCATGTGAACGGACACCGAAGGCCCAggcaggctctgcctctccaTCCGGCCACTTTATGTCATCCTTAGCTTGCAACAGCCAGCACTGCTGTGAGAGTGTTAGTTTGGAAAAAAGCCCCAGAGAAGTTAGAAGGGAGCGCAGAAGAAAGTGCAAAGGACGGCCGGAGCAAACCGCCTCCTGCCTGGGTTCTCCACTAAGCCTCACCGAGGTCACAGGCGGAGTcattcctccccgccccccaccccaaccGGCCAGGAAAGCAACACCTAGCACAGAAGTGCACCGTGGTTCTTCTGCCTCTCACGTGCACACACACCTCAACCCTCTTGTTGTTGAACCCCCGTGGATTTGTGGAGCACTCAACCCACCCCAGACTAAGTCCGGCGGAGAACGTTGGGGGTGTTAAGCATCACCCTTCACAGACGAGAGGGGGAGCTTGTGGTTGTGGTGACAGCTGGGCCAGCGAGGAGTAGGACCCGGccacccttttcctccctcaatcAAGGCAAGCTGCCTAGCAAGGGGGGCACCTCACCTTGAAGTTCTCAGGGTCCGCACGCAGCTTTTCACGGTGCAGGACACTCAGCTTGGCAAACGTCTCCTTGGTGTTGTCCAGGTTCTTGATGGCATCTCCAAAGGAGGTGAGCACCTTCTTGCCATGCTCTTTGACCCTGGCATTGGCAAGGATGCTGTCAGCACTGGAAATGTTCCCAAAGTGGCCAAAGAACCTCTGGGTCCAGGGGTACACAATCAGGAAGCTGCAGgtagggagagagaaaggcacaCAGGGGTTAGGTttcgggggcggggaggaggaggcactccCAACTGACCTCAGGTAACAGCCAAGTCACAAGGCCTTCCCTGAACTTACTAGGCCAGGCACTCGCCACCAATGTCTGCCACATTGACCTTGGCCCAAAGGCTAGTGATGAGCTTCTTCTCGTCTCCAGTCCAGTGCACCATGGTGGAGGATGGAGGGTCAGGAAGGTCACTCGGCTGTGCAGCAGAAGTGTCTGAGCTGAGCAGAGGTCTCAGCAAGGTCTTTATACCCTGTGCCAAAGCTCCTCCTCACTCCAGGTGGGTGCAATCATTGGGTGGAGCTAtgagcggggcgggggggggggagaaccatggCTTGGTGGAGCTGGGGAGAAGCAGGCAGCCTGTCCTGGGGTGTGGCTCtctctggggagcaggaggtccAGATAGCAAAGCCGGTTGCAGCCACCTCCATTGCCAGCAGGGTTtatcagtcctggaacgagcagcactggaaagatctGTCCACAACATGGCAGggaaagaggccctctttgcctGGGGCTGATAGCAGGGTGCCACCCATGGGTGACAAAGGCATCTTGTGTCAACGGACACAGGGGAGCGCCCACTGCAGCCGGTCCTCATTCACTTGGGCTCTTGTGACCCAGTATTCCTGACCTGAGGCCCAGGCCAAACTCAGCCCACCAAGATGGCCCCCAAATGGGTGTTTGCATTCTCAAAACccgaacataagaatataagaacagccccactggatcaggccacaggcccatctagtccagcttcctgtatctcacagcggcccaccgaatgccccagggagcacaccagataacaagagacctcatcctggtgccctcccttgcatctggcattctgacatggcccatttctaaaatcaggaggttgcgcatacacatcatggcttgtaccccgtcatggatttttcctccagaaacttgtccaatccccttttaaagacgtccaggccagttgccatcaccacatcctgtggcaaggagatccacagaccaaccacacgctgagtaaagaaatactttcttttgtctgttctaactctcccaacactcaattctagtggatgtcccctggttctggtgttatgtgagagtgtaaagagcatctccatatccatcccctgcataattttgtatgtctcaatcatttcccccctcaggcatctcttttcttgactgaagaggcccaaacgccgcagcctttcctcataaggaaggtgccccagcccagtaatcatcctagtcgctctcttttgcaccttttccatttccactgtgtcttttttgagatgtggcgaccagaactggacacaatactccaggcgtggccttaccatcgatttgtacaacagcattataatattagccgttttgttctcaataccttttctaatgatcccaagcatagaattggccttcttcactgctgctgcacattgagtagacactttcatcgacctgcccaccaccacatcccaagatctctctcctgatctgtcacagacagctcagaacccatcagcctacatgtgaagttttgattctatgccccaaggtgcatgattttacacttaccgATATTCAAAGgcttctaccattttgctgcccattctgccagtctggagagatccttctggggctcttcacaatcacttctggtcgtcaccactgggaaaagtttggtgtcgtctgcaaacttagccacgtcACTGCTTAAGCCTGTCTCCATGCACTGATTCATGCGGGTTCCAGCGGATGCAGCCTGCATCAGGTGGTTCTAGGAGGGATTTCCCTCTCCACACCCACTTCCCATTCCCTTTGCTCGGAGCAGCAGCAAATTCGGACCTGCCTGCCGCCCCCCCATGTCATTTCCCAACATTTCCCTAAGAAAATTAGGTTCTTTAGCTCAGCCAATTGCACTGCTCTCGCCCAAGGGGAAGGCGCCTCCATGGGACTCCCCACAGCCAGCCCTCCTCCACTACGCAGGgcttgaaaaggtattgagaacataagaacataagaacagccccactggatcaggccataggcccatctagtccagcttcctgtatctcacagcggcccaccaaatgccccagagagcacaccagataacaagagacctgcaaggcttcctgggaattgtagttaagaacataagagcagccccactggagcaggccacaggcccatctagtccagtttcctgtatctcacagcggcccaccaaatgccccaaggagcacaccagataacaaaagacctgcaaggcttcctggggattgtagttaagaacataagagcagccccactggatcaggccatagccccatctagtccagcttcctgtatctcacgggggtccaccaaatgccccagggagcacactagataacaagagacctgcaaggcctcctgggaattgtagtttaagaacataagaacagccccactggatcaggccataggcccatctcgtccagcttcctgtatctcacagcggcccaccaaatgccccagggagcacaccagacaacaagagaactcatcctggtgccctcccttgcatctggccttctgacataacccatttctaaaatcaggaggttgcgcatacacatcatggcttgtaccccgtcatggatttttcctccagaaacttgtccaattcccttttaaaggcgtccaggctagacgccatcatcacatcctgtgggaaggagttccacagaccgaccacacgctgagtaaagaaatattttcttttgtctgttctaactttcccaacactcaattttagtggctgtcccctggttctggtgttatgtgagagtgtaaagagcatctccctatccactctgaccatcccctgcataattttgtatgtcttaatcatgtctcccctcaggcgcctcttttctaggctgaagaggcccaaacaccgtagcctttcctcataaggaaggtgccccagccccgtaatcattttagtcgctctcttttgcaccttttccatttccactatgtcttttttgagatgcggcgaccagaactggacacaatactccaggtgtggccttaccatcgatttgtacaacagcattataatattagccgttttgttctcaataccttttctaatgatcccaagcatagaattggccttcttcactgccactgcacattgagtagacactttcatcgacctgcccaccaccacatcccaagatctctctcctgatctgtcacagacagctcagaacccatcagcctacatgtgaagttttgattctatgccccaaggtgcatgattttacacttaccgATATTCAAAGgcttctaccattttgctgcccattctgccagtctggagagatccttctggggctcttcacaatcacttctggtcgtcaccactgggaaaagtttggtgtcgtctgcaaacttagccacgtcACTGCTTAAGCCTGTCTCCATGCACTGATTCATGCGGGTTCCAGCGGATGCAGCCTGCATCAGGTGGTTCTAGGAGGGATTTCCCTCTCCACACCCACTTCCCATTCCCTTTGCTCGGAGCAGCAGCAAATTCGGACCTGCCTGCCGCCCCCCCATGTCATTTCCCAACATTTCCCTTTGAAAATTAGGTTCTTTAGCTCAGCCAATTGCACTGCTCTCGCCCAAGGGGAAGGCGCCTCCATGGGACTCCCCACAGCCAGCCCTCCTCCACTACGCAGGgcttgaaaaggtattgagaacataagaacataagaacagccccactggatcaggccataggcccatctagtccagcttcctgtatctcacagcggcacaccaaatgccccagagagcacaccagataacaagagacctgcaaggcttcctgggaattgtagttaagaacataagagcagccccactggagcaggccacaggcccatctagtccagtttcctgtatctcacagcggcccaccaaatgccccagggagcacaccagataacaagagacctgcaaggcttcctggggattgtagttaagaacataagagcagccccactggatcaggccataggcccatctagtccagcttcctgtatctcacagcggcccaccaaatgccccagggagcacaccagacaacaagagacctcatcctggtgccctcccttgcatctggccttctgacataacccatttctaaaatcaggaggttgcgcatacacatcatggcttgtaccccgtcatggatttttcctccagaaacttgtccaattcccttttaaaggcgtccaggctagacgccatcatcacatcctgtagcaaggagttccacagaccaaccacatgctgagtaaagaaatattttcttttgtctgttctaactctcccaacactcaattttagtggctgtcccctggttctggtgttatgtgagagtgtaaagagcatctccatatccatcccctgcataattttgtatgtctcaatcatgtcccccctcaggcgcctcttttctaggctgaagaggcccaaacgctgtagcctttcctcataaggaaggtgccccagccccgtaatcatcttagtcgctctcttttgcaccttttccatttccactatgtcttttttgagatgtggcgaccagaactggacacaatcctccaggtgtggcctggaggaaaaatccatgatggggtacaagccatgatgtgtatgcgcaacctcctgattttagaaatgggttatgtcagaatgccagacgcaagggagggcaccagcatgcaggtctcttgttatctggtgtgctccctggggcatttggtgggctgctgtgagatacaggaagatgggactagatgggcctatggcctgatccagtggggctgttcttatgttcttatgccagtacTCCCATTTATCTTGGAGATTTTCACCCATGGACACCTTGGACCTTAGAGACACTACATGGAATCAGAATTACCCCTGTCCTGTCTTGGATCTATGAGCCTCGGGGTTTTCATCCTGTCAGGAAATGGCATGCAGTGTCCACACATGACTGTACATCCATGACCTTGGTTGTATATATACTTGATGCACCAAGGATCTTCACAAGGGCCAAAGACCACCAACTTCAACAAGTTCAACAAGATCACCATCAACAAGCTGGGTTtccaatcgggggggggggatgacaacaaTACAGGAAGCGATGCAAGGAGCGTGAAACCCAAACACCCAGGTTGATGTGTGTGGAGAGCGTCCAAAATCGACCTGccttccctccaacctgcacttggCCTACCCCCCTAAGcaggcctccccttcccccaggagatgCCATTAACCAGTTACACCCCACCAGCAGGACCCACAGAGACACAGGCACCAGCTTGGACTGCAGGGAGTCAACTTTATTCGAAGGAACTGTCACAAGTGGCTGGAAGGGAGTTCCTGCGGGTGACAAGGTGGCCGGGAGGCAGCTGGTTCCCCTCAATGGTACTGACGTCCCAGAGTGTGGCTCACGACAATCAGCAGCTTGTGATAGGCAGCCTGGACCCCTGGggtgaactccttgccaaagtggGCTGCCAAGCGGGTGATGGGGATGTCgcccagaagctggaagagaagaggaggccaTGAAGCCGTCTGCTTGTGGAGCCTgaggcctgccctgccccacagctGTCTGCCTCGCTTGCCCTGCACGGAGCCACAGCCAGCCACAGGCTGCTCCTTTTGAGgagagctggaggggggaggacggCTGGGCTTCCCCACCCAAAAAGTCCAGGagtggggctttctcagggtggCGTTCTTGAGGGGTGACTAGGCTCCCTTCACAGACAGGCCTCCCACTCAGTGGACAGAGCCAGACATGTGCAGGTGTTTCCTCTACTCCAAAGAGTAGCATGTGAATGGACACCGAAGGCCCAggcaggctctgcctctccaTCCGGCCACTTTATGTCATCCTTAGCTTGCAACAGCCAGCACTGCTGTGAGAGTGTTAGTTTGGAAAAAAGCCCCAGAGAAGTTAGAAGGGAGCGCAGAAGAAAGTGCAAAGGACGGCCGGAGCAAACCGCCTCCTGCCTGGGTTCTCCACTAAGCCTCACTGAGGTCACAGGCGGAGTcattcctccccgccccccaccccaaccGGCCAGGAAAGCAACACCTAGCACAGAAGTGCACCGTGGTTCTTCTGCCTCTCACGTGCACACACACCTCAACCCTCTTGTTGTTGAACCCCCGTGGATTTGTGGAGCACTCAACCCACCCCAGACTAAGTCCGGCGGAGAACGTTGGGGGTGTTAAGCATCACCCTTCACAGACGAGAGGGGGAGCTTGTGGTTGTGGTGACAGCTGGGCCAGCGAGGAGTAGGACCCGGccacccttttcctccctcaatcAAGGCAAGCTGCCTAGCAAGGGGGGCACCTCACCCTGAAGTTCTCGGGGTCCACACGCAGCTTTTCACGGTGCAGGACACTCGGCTTGGCAAACGTCTCCTTGGTGTTGTCCAGGTTCTTGATGGCATCTCCAAAGGAGGTGAGCACCTTCTTGCCACGCTCTTTGACCTTGGCATTGGTAAGGATGCTGTCAGCACTGGAAATGTTCCCAAAATGGCCAATGAACCTCTGGGTCCAGGGGTACacaatcaggaggctgcaggtagggagagagaaaggcacaCAGGGGTTAGGTttcgggggcggggaggaggaggcactccCAACTGACCTCAGGTAACAGCCAAGTCACAAGGCCTTCCCTGAACTTACTAGGCCAGGCACTCGCCACCAATTTCTGCCACATTGACCTTGGCCCAAAGGCTAGTGATGAGCTTCTTCTCGTCTCCAGTCCAGTGCACCATGGTGGAGGATGGAGGAACGTCACTCGGCTGTGCAGCAGAAGtgtctgagctgagcagagatCTCCTCAGCAAGAACATatccacaatcacttctggtcgtcaccactgggaaaagtttggtgtcgtctgcaaacttagccacgtcACTGCTTAAGCCTGTCTCCATGCACTGATTCATGCGGGTTCCAGCGGATGCAGCCTGCATCAGGTGGTTCTAGGAGGGATTTCCCTCTCCACACCCACTTCCCATTCCCTTTGCTCGGAGCAGCAGCAAATTCGGACCTGCCTGCCGCCCCCCCCATGTCATTTCCCAACATTTCCCTTTGAAAATTAGGTTCTTTAGCTCAGCCAATTGCACTGCTCTCGCCCAAGGGGAAGGCGCCTCCATGGGACTGTTACCAAATGATCATTAATGACTCAAGGACTACGCCCAGCCGTGGAGTGAGTTGTAGAGCGATTTTACTCAAGCTTGAGGACCATCCGTCTGAATGAGACAAAATGGCCCCGAGCACACTTTGTAACAAGTATTTATACAAAATGTCTGCGATAGAGCATGCGCAATAGGTATGCCAACGTGGCACTTGTACAAAAGCGAGAGCAGCGCGCGTGCGCATAAGCAGTGCCACGTAGACAAATTCTAAGAGGGTTACATGGTTACTTGGGGGTGAAAGGTTACATAGGCATGTTTAAACAATTGAAAATTCCTTATATGGTCATACGCTCTCAGGACTCCCCACAGCCAGCCCTCCTCCACTACGCAGGgcttgaaaaggtattgagaacataagaacataagaacagccccactggatcaggccataggcccatctagtccagcttcctgtatctcacagcggcccaccaaatgccccagagagcacaccagataacaagagacctgcaaggcttcctgggaattgtagttaagaacataagagcagccccactggagcaggccacaggcccatctagtccagtttcctgtatctcacagcggcccaccaaatgccccagagacctgcaaggcttcctggggattgtagttaagaacataagagcagccccactggatcaggccatagccccatctagtccagcttcctgtatctcacagcggcccaccaaatgccccagagagcacaccagataacaagagacctgcaaggcttcctgggaattgtagttaagaacataagagcagccccactggagcaggccacaggcccatctagtccagtttcctgtatctcacagcggcccaccaaatgccccaaggagcacaccagataacaaaagacctgcaaggcttcctggggattgtagttaagaacataagagcagccccactggatcaggccatagccccatctagtccagcttcctgtatctcacgggggtccaccaaatgccccagggagcacactaga
This portion of the Tiliqua scincoides isolate rTilSci1 chromosome 3, rTilSci1.hap2, whole genome shotgun sequence genome encodes:
- the LOC136643848 gene encoding hemoglobin subunit beta-like; the encoded protein is MVHWTGDEKKLITSLWAKVNVADIGGECLAYFLIVYPWTQRFFGHFGNISSADSILANARVKEHGKKVLTSFGDAIKNLDNTKETFAKLSVLHREKLRADPENFKLLGGILIVIG
- the LOC136643635 gene encoding hemoglobin subunit beta-1-like — its product is MVHWTGDEKKLITSLWAKVNVAEIGGECLAYLLIVYPWTQRFIGHFGNISSADSILTNAKVKERGKKVLTSFGDAIKNLDNTKETFAKPSVLHREKLRVDPENFRLLGDIPITRLAAHFGKEFTPGVQAAYHKLLIVVSHTLGRQYH